In Chitinophaga sp. HK235, a single window of DNA contains:
- a CDS encoding YciI family protein, whose product MYLILLQYIRPVAAVEHFMEAHTAFLQKYFDNGKFILSGRRKPKSGSLILCQASSRREVEQIMSEDPLERNQLAVYEIIEFEPTYASIAEK is encoded by the coding sequence ATGTACCTGATCCTTCTGCAATACATCCGTCCAGTAGCGGCGGTGGAGCATTTTATGGAAGCGCATACTGCGTTCCTTCAGAAATACTTTGACAACGGCAAGTTTATCCTGTCTGGTCGAAGGAAGCCCAAATCCGGCTCACTGATCCTTTGTCAGGCGTCCAGCCGTAGAGAGGTGGAGCAGATTATGAGTGAAGATCCACTGGAAAGAAATCAGCTGGCTGTTTATGAGATCATCGAATTTGAGCCGACTTACGCCTCCATAGCCGAAAAATAG
- a CDS encoding GyrI-like domain-containing protein — protein sequence MKVLKTLAWIVGILLLVLIILIFAAPTQIHVERSVEINAPASIVWNNIVRFEKFNQWSTWKQMDSTAVYTISGDDGTVGAIDAWKGKKIGEGKLQHLSLDPYKSIQQKLTFISPFKSESDVFFQLSEAAGKTKVVWGFDAHYGRPQNVMALFMKGALENDFAKGLDNLKKMAEADKSGPGTPTGMNVTVREMNYPATTYAALRKTIPIKNITSYYRNNLGKIYEAATAAKLQPGVPCGLFFTWDKEKHETDMAAAIPVPEGSKLGPGFEIIKLPAAKAAYVDYYGPYDKIANAHVAIQQFIENKGKKIIPPTIEMYVTDPGKEKDSSKWLTKVIYFMK from the coding sequence ATGAAAGTCTTAAAAACACTTGCCTGGATAGTAGGTATTCTCTTGCTTGTTCTGATCATCCTCATTTTTGCTGCCCCTACCCAGATACATGTTGAACGTTCGGTGGAAATCAATGCCCCAGCCTCCATCGTATGGAATAATATTGTCCGGTTCGAGAAGTTTAACCAATGGAGCACCTGGAAACAGATGGACTCCACCGCCGTATACACTATTTCCGGTGATGACGGAACCGTGGGTGCAATTGATGCCTGGAAAGGAAAAAAAATCGGAGAAGGCAAACTGCAACATCTTTCACTGGATCCCTACAAATCCATCCAGCAGAAACTGACCTTTATATCACCGTTCAAATCTGAATCAGACGTTTTTTTTCAGCTGTCTGAAGCTGCTGGTAAAACCAAGGTGGTATGGGGCTTTGATGCCCATTACGGCCGGCCACAGAATGTGATGGCGCTTTTTATGAAAGGTGCCCTGGAAAATGATTTTGCCAAAGGACTGGATAACCTCAAAAAAATGGCGGAGGCCGACAAGAGTGGTCCGGGTACTCCGACTGGTATGAACGTCACCGTTAGGGAAATGAATTATCCTGCCACCACTTATGCTGCACTCAGAAAAACCATCCCCATAAAAAATATTACCAGCTACTACCGCAATAACCTGGGTAAGATCTATGAAGCGGCCACAGCTGCAAAACTACAGCCTGGCGTGCCTTGCGGGCTCTTTTTTACCTGGGATAAGGAAAAACACGAAACAGACATGGCAGCCGCTATCCCCGTACCGGAAGGCAGCAAACTGGGGCCCGGCTTTGAAATCATCAAACTCCCGGCTGCAAAGGCAGCTTATGTAGACTACTACGGTCCTTACGACAAAATTGCCAACGCCCATGTGGCTATTCAGCAGTTTATCGAAAACAAGGGTAAAAAAATAATCCCGCCAACGATTGAGATGTATGTGACAGATCCAGGCAAAGAAAAGGATAGTAGCAAATGGCTGACTAAAGTCATTTACTTTATGAAGTAG
- the msrB gene encoding peptide-methionine (R)-S-oxide reductase MsrB, whose product MEEGKKKGDVYSHSDTSKVNLTDDEWKKILPPEVYNIAREKGTEWAFTGKYWNSKETGTYYCAACGHPLFVSDAKFESSCGWPSFFEPVAKSSVIYAPDNSHGMYRTEVLCGRCKAHLGHVFDDGPPPTGLRYCINSVILDFEQAAAADKRYSEKEEKEKE is encoded by the coding sequence ATGGAAGAAGGAAAAAAGAAGGGAGACGTATACTCCCATTCGGACACAAGTAAAGTGAACCTGACGGACGACGAATGGAAGAAGATATTGCCACCGGAAGTATACAACATCGCCAGAGAAAAAGGAACAGAATGGGCATTTACCGGAAAATACTGGAACAGCAAGGAAACCGGAACCTATTACTGTGCAGCCTGCGGACATCCGCTTTTTGTGTCTGATGCCAAATTTGAGAGTAGCTGTGGCTGGCCCAGCTTTTTTGAGCCCGTTGCCAAATCCAGCGTGATCTATGCCCCGGACAACAGTCATGGCATGTATCGTACCGAAGTATTGTGCGGCCGCTGTAAAGCACACCTGGGCCATGTTTTCGATGACGGCCCCCCGCCAACAGGCCTCCGCTACTGCATCAACTCCGTGATCCTGGATTTTGAACAAGCTGCTGCTGCCGACAAACGTTATTCAGAAAAAGAAGAAAAGGAAAAAGAGTAA